The genomic region CTCGACGAGGTGAAGGGCGCCGAGGGCGACATCATCCTGTTCATCGACGAGATGCACACGCTGATCGGTGCGGGCAAGTCGGACGGCGCGATGGACGCCTCCAACCTGCTCAAGCCCGCCCTCGCGCGCGGCGAGCTGCATTGCGTGGGCGCCACGACGCTCGATGAATACCGGAAATATGTCGAGAAGGACCCGGCGTTGCAGCGGCGCTTCCAGCCGGTGTTCGTCGGCGAGCCTACGGTCGAGGACACGATCTCGATCCTGCGCGGGCTGAAGGATCGCTACGAGCTGCATCACGGCGTGCGCATCACCGACGGCGCGATCGTGGCGGCGGCTACCCTGTCGAACCGCTACATCACCGATCGCTTCCTGCCCGACAAGGCGATCGACCTGATGGACGAGGCCGCCAGCCGCATCCGCATGGAGGTGGAGAGCAAGCCGGAGGAGATCGAGACGCTCGATCGCCGCATCATCCAGCTCAAGATCGAACGCGAGGCGCTGAAGAAGGAAAGCGACGCCGCATCGAAGGATCGCCTGGCGAACCTCGAGACCGAACTCGCCAACCTTGAGCAGCAGTCGGCCGAACTGACGCAGCGCTGGCAGGCGGAGAAGGAGAAGATCGGCGCGGAGGCCAAGCTGAAGGAACAGCTCGATGCCGCGCGCACCGCGCTGGAGCAGGCGCAGCGCGAGGGCAACCTCGCCAAGGCCGGCGAGCTTTCATACGGCACGATCCCCGCGCTGACCAAGCAGCTCGAGGAGGCGCAGGGCGCCGCCAAGGGCGCGATGCTGCGCGAGGAGGTGACGGCCGACGACATCGCCAATGTCGTCAGCCGCTGGACCGGCGTGCCTGTCGACCGGATGCTGGAGGGCGAGCGCGAGAAGCTGCTCCGCATGGAGGAGGTGATCGGCAAGCGCGTGATCGGCCAGGCCGATGCGGTGCGTGCCGTCTCCACCGCTGTCCGCCGCGCGCGCGCCGGCTTGCAGGACCCGAACCGGCCGCTCGGCTCGTTCCTGTTCCTCGGCCCGACCGGCGTGGGCAAGACCGAGCTGACCAAGGCGCTCGCCGAATTCCTGTTCGACGATCCCAACGCGATGGTGCGCATCGACATGAGCGAGTTCATGGAGAAGCACAGCGTCGCGCGGCTGATCGGTGCGCCTCCGGGCTATGTCGGCTATGAGGAAGGCGGCGTGCTGACCGAGGCGGTGCGGCGGCGGCCCTATCAGGTCGTGCTGTTCGACGAGGTGGAGAAGGCGCACGGCGACGTGTTCAACGTGCTGCTCCAGGTGCTCGACGACGGGCGGTTGACCGATGGGCAGGGCCGGACGGTCGATTTCTCGAACACGCTCATCATCCTGACCTCGAACCTCGGCAGCCAGTATCTCGCCAATCTCGGCGAGGACGAGGATGTCGAGAAGGCCGAGCCGCAGGTGATGGAAGTGGTCCGCGCGCATTTCCGCCCGGAATTCCTTAACCGGCTGGATGAGATCATCCTGTTTCATCGGCTCGGCCAGGCGCACATGGGGCCGATCGTCGATATCCAGGTGGCGCGCGTGCAGAAACTGCTCGCGGACCGCAAGGTGACGCTCCACCTCACCGACGCCGCGCGCGCGTGGCTCGGCCGTGTGGGCTATGATCCGGTCTATGGTGCGCGGCCGCTGAAGCGCGCGGTGCAGCGCTACTTGCAGGACCCGCTCGCCGAGATGATACTGCGCGGCGACGTGAAGGACGGGGCGACCGTCAATGTCGACGAGGGGGATGGCAAGCTGGCGTTGGCGGTGGGGTGAGAACGGGGCGGGCGAGGAGTCATGCGATCCTCGCTCGCCTCCGTCGCTCATGACTCAAAGTGCGTAATGCATCCGCTCCGCCCAGCGAGCGAGAGTGGGGAGCGCCGGCTCCAGATACTTCTGATAATTGCGCCACCGCCCGATCGAGCGATCGTTGATAGGTTGCGTAACCTGCGCGTAGCTGGCGGTCGCTACGACGCGATTAGCCGCCGCGCCGGCGCGGTTGTCCAGTACTGCAGGGTTCCATGCGATTTCCAGGAAATCGAGCAGCGATCGCATCTCCGCTTCCGGATTTGTCACCATTTGTTCGTAACGGATGCGATGCACGTTTAGCGGCAGCCGTTCCTCGGCAAGACTCCATGCATTGAACGACAGGTCAAAAAGGCGCGCGGCGCTTTCGATATGCTGGAAATGCACCATCGCCTTATTCGGCACGAACCGCGCCATGAAGCAACTGAGCAAGCTGTCGCATGGGTGACGTTCGACAAAAACGAATTTCGCCGCCGGAAACAAGCGATGAATCAGCGGCACACGGACCATATGCAGGGGATATTTGTCGACGACCGTTCGCTCGGCGATCTCCTCGCCGGCATGTCGGGTCAGATGATCGAAATAGGTGGCGCGCCCGTTCGCAATCCGCTCTTCGCTTAATGCGGCGGGATCGATCGATCCGAACGAGCGCTCCACCGCCTCCAGCATCGGCGGCTCCTCCAGAACCATGAGTTCAGAAAGATTGCGCAGCATCGTATCCAGCAAGGTAGTGCCGGAACGGGGAAAGCCGATGATGAAAACTGGCGACGTCGTTGTCGGTATCGGCGAGACCGATGGTGATCGGACGGCCGGCTCATTACGCAATCGCGCTATCGTCGCAGTGATTTCGCCCGGAAAATTCATTGCCTGGGCCACCAATGCCGCCGGCTCAGCCGCTCCGATTCGGTTCATTTCGGTAAAGGCGGCAAAAGCCTCGTCAAAATTTCCGAGCGCGTCGTTCAATTGCCCGCGCAATTCAGCGAAGCGCGCGGGGTTGATATCGTCCCCTGCCCCGGCAAGCGCCTCCAACGCTTCGACCGGTTTGCCGCGTCGCCGCATCAGCGTAGCCTCCACGAAGGCGATCGCTGCATCACTTAACCCGCGTCTACGCGCATCTGCAATCAGCTCTTCTAGGGCTTCGAGCCTGCTCATCCGATCGAGCAGCATGCCAAGCTCTCGCCAAGCCGGGGTATGATGCGGATCGATCCTCAGCGCGCTGCGATACGCCCGCTCCGCCGCGTCGAAATCATCCACCCCTCCCTCGGCCAGTCCTAGCTCGGTCAGAATCGAGATATCGCCCGGAAGCAGTGTTGCCGCACGGCGCATTACTTGCTGCCGCTCGCCATGACGTGCGGCGGCAGCAAGGGCTTGCGACAGACCGATATGAAATAAGGAATCGCGCGGACGCAATGCCACGGCGCGGGAAAAGGCTTCGATCGCCTCACCCAGCGCACCGGCATCGCGAGTCAAGAGACCGAGGTTGTTCCAGCTTTCATAGTCATCCGGCATTTCAGCCAGAACCGCACGAAAGCCGACAATTGCGGCATTGTGCCGCCCTTGCTGTTGATCGACATAAGCAACGATACGCCGCAGTTGCGCAGCCGGCGAATGCGAAGCCGCGCGGCGAGCGTCATCCAACCGCCCCGCTTCGATCAGTGCGAATGCAAGCTTGGTCAACAGCGCCGGATGCCCTGGCGCTGCGTCAAGCGCACGCTCGAGCTGAGGAATAGCCTCAGGCGCCCTGCCCAAAGCGAGCAAACTTTGCCCCCGCAGCGCCGCGAGGCGAGGATCAATCGAACCTGCGGCAACCCAACGAGCAACCTTCCCCTCCGCAGCCGCGGGATCGCCGCGCTGTAAATCCTCGAACGCGGCCGTCAGCGCAGCTTCCAGATCGGTCATGATCCCAATCTAGGCGACCGCAAATGGATACGGAAGCATTTCATGAAAAAGGGCGACGCATTCGCTGCGCCGCCCCATTTCGTTAACAATCGCGTTCGATCAGAACTTCATCTTGGCGCTGACGAAGAACGACCGGCCGAGAACGTCATAGACAGTCGGGTAGGTGTTCGACTGCTCGCCGTTGCCGCCGTTCTGCGCCGAAGCAGCGAGCGGTGGCTTCTTGTTGAACAGGTTGCTGACGCCGAAGTTGAGCGAATAATGCTCGTTCACATCGGCCGAAAGCGTCAGGTCGAAGTAGTTGACGGCGCCGAGACGCTCCGAAGCGTAAACGTACGAGGGATCGTCGTCACGAACCGAACCGAAATAGCGCCACTGGACCGAGGTGCTGATCGCGCCAATGCCCAAGGTCGTACGCAGGCTGTGCCGCCACTTCGGCGTCGGGACACCGCAAGCCAACACACCGAAGCGACCAGCGCATTCAGTCGTCGTCGTCGGATCGCCCGAAATCTGCGTGATGATGTTATGGATCAGACGCGTGCCGTTAAAGTTGAAGCTCAGCCTGGCGTCACCGCCAAACAGTTCACCCAGCGGATAATTATAAGTCGCGCCGACATCGATACCCGAGTTCTTCAACCCGCCAGAGTTAACGTTCTGAGCGGAGAAGGTATCAATTTCACCAGCCGCGTTGCGCGTAATCAGCGAGCAGAATGACTGATTGAAGTTGATGAAGCACTCGTTGCCGATCGTGGTGGTTGTTACGGTGTGGATGAAATTGTCCACCTTGATGTTATAGTAGTCGACCGTCAGCGAAAGGCGCGGAACGAACGACGGCTGGATCACCGCACCGACCGTGTAGGTCTTGGCCGTCTCTTCACGCAGGTTCGGGTTGCCGCCGATGAAGGTCAGCGGGTTTACCACGTTCGGATCCTGGATCGCCGGATTGCCGATCAGGGAAACCGGCGCGCCGGCACCCGAGAACTGCGCAACGCAGATGTCATGCAACCTGCCCGCATTGACAGCAGCAGCGGTGCCACACTGATCCGCATTGCCCGCGAAGCTGACCGTGTTGCCGAGATACAGCTCGTTGACGCTCGGACCACGAACCGCCTTCTGATACTGGCCGCGGAAGGTGATGTCCCGAACCGGAGCCATCTCCACGCCAGCAGACCAAGTGAACACGTTGCCCGGCGCATTGGAATAATGCGATGAACGAGCCGCGCCATTCAGCTCAAGGCGATGAATGATCTGGTCGTTAAGCAGCGGAACGCGAATTTCGCCGAAGAACTCCCGCACCGAATAGCTGCCGGAAGTCGGCTGCCCGGAGTTGAAGCCGGCCACGTTGCCGGAAGCGAGATAGGTGTCAGGAGTGACCGACCCCGCCTCGTTGCGCCACTCCGCACCGAACGCCACACCAACGCCGCCTGCACCGAGATCAAACAGGTTCGGGTTGCTTACGACGAAGCTCGCGACCTGAGTGGTATACTCCTCAAGGTTCGTCGCACCGACGGAGATGTACTTCGCCGCCTCCGGGCTGAGCTGGTTCAGGCCGAAGATGTTCGCAGGATAGCAACCCGCTGCGCGTGCCGTTGCGTCAGCGCAAACGAGCGTGCCGCCAGCAACCGGGAACGGAGAAATCGAGCCATCGGCGGCCTGGAACGCGGTCTTGGTCGCAGCAAGAAAATTGCTGATCGCGACGTTCCCGAGCTGGCGCTGCGAGTTCTTGGTACGGGCATACATATAATAGCCATCGTAACTGAAGCCCGCGCCGATATCGCCCTTCATGCCCGCGACGATGCGATAAGCACTGCGATCGTCATAGTTCACACGGGGACCAATCTGGGTCGTGCGGAACGCCCAGCTCGGCACGCTGACATAGCCCGTGTTGCCGGTGTCGAGGGCCTGCAGCGCTGCCTGCATTGCTGGCGAGAAAAACGGCGAGTTCGTCTGCAAAGTCAGCGGCCCCGTGGTGCCGCTCGCATTGCTTGCATAGGGTGAACCCTGGCCAATCGGCGTCGCTGCGAGCTGCGACTCAACCCGGTTGTTGACGAACTGGGCTTCGAAATACGGCGTGAAATGCTCGTTGATCTCATACTGCCCCATCGCCGAAACGAGGAAGCGCTCCTGCGGAACCTGCAGGTAGTTGACCGGCGAGTAATTGTAGCCGTTCGCGCCGACGTAGCAGCGGCCGACGCCCGGGCTACCGAAATCTTGGTTGTCGCAGCCAAGGCCCGAGGTGATCCCGAGACCGGGCTTGATAACCGTCTTTCCATCAGCGGCGTAAACGGTGGGGATATTGATACGGCCCTGCGGCACGGACGGCGAACCGCCGGCGGCGACAAGGTGTCCCTTCCCATCGTCGACCAGCGCGTTATACGCGAAATCGCGCTGACCCGCATAGGTCGGGTTACGCTTCGTGTAATCGACGAACAGCGTGACGTTGCCGCGATTGTCATCGAAGTTCGAACCGATGGTGCCGTTGACGTTCCACATCTGGCCATCACCCTTTTCGGTGACGCCATACTGGCTGTTCAGCTCAACGCCCGAGAAATCGCGCTTGAGGATGAAGTTGACGACACCCGCGATCGCGTCCGAACCGTAAACCGCGGACTGGCCGCCAGTCACGACGTCGACGCGGCTGATCAGCGAGCTCGGAATGGTGTTGAGGTCGACGATCTGGTTGACGTCGTAAGACATGTAACGACGGCCATCGACCATCACCAGGGTGCGCTGCGAGCCGAGGCCACGCAGGTTGACCGTCGCAACGCCGCCGCCTGGGTTGTTCGAAGTCGACGAGGTAGTCGGCGTCACCTGCGGCAGGTCGTTCAGGACGTTTTCGATGTTGGCGCTGCCAGCACGCTTCGCGATGTCAGCCGAGCTGACGATCGAGATCGGGCTGGTGCCCTCAAGATCAGGGCGCGCGATGCGCGAGCCGGTCACAACGATGTCCTGCTGCGGAGCGGCATCGGAAGCGGAAGGCGCCTGTTGCGCGAAGGCCGGCGTGGAAACCAGAGCCAAACCGATCGCCAGCGTAGCCGCACCGCAATAGAGCGCAGCTTCAGTTGAACGACGATTAATCACATGCAATCCCCTTTACAGTGAGAGACCCCCAACAATCGAACATGCGCTCTATTAAACTTGCCGCATTGCCCGATCACCACCTTGCGGTGGAGGAAGCCTCATTTGGATGGTCAATCTGTGCGTTCGGAGATTCATACTGTAAAGCGGGAACGACGTTTGCGAACGTAATCGACGACGATATGTCGCAATAGTGCAACACCTTTGCACAGCCGTCAGCTTGCCGCCTCGCGCCGCGGCGGTTAGGTTCGGTCATCAGATCAGGGCATAGCCGCAGATGAAAATTTCCCGTCTTTCTGCCGTCGTTATCGTCACGCTGGGCACGACCGGCATCGCCGCCGCCGGGCAG from Sphingomonas sp. CL5.1 harbors:
- the clpB gene encoding ATP-dependent chaperone ClpB, with translation MNLEKFTDRAKGFLQSAQTVAIRMNHQQITPEHLLKALLEDDAGMAAGLIQSAGGDPRRAVSETDLALSKIPAVSGSGAQASPGLNNDAARVLDSAEQIAQKSGDSYVTVERLLVALALALNTPAGKALKAAGVTPEGLNAAINQLRGGRTADTASAEDRYDALKKFARDLTQAARDGKLDPVIGRDEEIRRTIQILARRTKNNPALIGEPGVGKTAIAEGLALRIANGDVPDTLKNRTLMALDMGALIAGAKYRGEFEERLKGVLDEVKGAEGDIILFIDEMHTLIGAGKSDGAMDASNLLKPALARGELHCVGATTLDEYRKYVEKDPALQRRFQPVFVGEPTVEDTISILRGLKDRYELHHGVRITDGAIVAAATLSNRYITDRFLPDKAIDLMDEAASRIRMEVESKPEEIETLDRRIIQLKIEREALKKESDAASKDRLANLETELANLEQQSAELTQRWQAEKEKIGAEAKLKEQLDAARTALEQAQREGNLAKAGELSYGTIPALTKQLEEAQGAAKGAMLREEVTADDIANVVSRWTGVPVDRMLEGEREKLLRMEEVIGKRVIGQADAVRAVSTAVRRARAGLQDPNRPLGSFLFLGPTGVGKTELTKALAEFLFDDPNAMVRIDMSEFMEKHSVARLIGAPPGYVGYEEGGVLTEAVRRRPYQVVLFDEVEKAHGDVFNVLLQVLDDGRLTDGQGRTVDFSNTLIILTSNLGSQYLANLGEDEDVEKAEPQVMEVVRAHFRPEFLNRLDEIILFHRLGQAHMGPIVDIQVARVQKLLADRKVTLHLTDAARAWLGRVGYDPVYGARPLKRAVQRYLQDPLAEMILRGDVKDGATVNVDEGDGKLALAVG
- a CDS encoding tetratricopeptide repeat-containing sulfotransferase family protein, with translation MTDLEAALTAAFEDLQRGDPAAAEGKVARWVAAGSIDPRLAALRGQSLLALGRAPEAIPQLERALDAAPGHPALLTKLAFALIEAGRLDDARRAASHSPAAQLRRIVAYVDQQQGRHNAAIVGFRAVLAEMPDDYESWNNLGLLTRDAGALGEAIEAFSRAVALRPRDSLFHIGLSQALAAAARHGERQQVMRRAATLLPGDISILTELGLAEGGVDDFDAAERAYRSALRIDPHHTPAWRELGMLLDRMSRLEALEELIADARRRGLSDAAIAFVEATLMRRRGKPVEALEALAGAGDDINPARFAELRGQLNDALGNFDEAFAAFTEMNRIGAAEPAALVAQAMNFPGEITATIARLRNEPAVRSPSVSPIPTTTSPVFIIGFPRSGTTLLDTMLRNLSELMVLEEPPMLEAVERSFGSIDPAALSEERIANGRATYFDHLTRHAGEEIAERTVVDKYPLHMVRVPLIHRLFPAAKFVFVERHPCDSLLSCFMARFVPNKAMVHFQHIESAARLFDLSFNAWSLAEERLPLNVHRIRYEQMVTNPEAEMRSLLDFLEIAWNPAVLDNRAGAAANRVVATASYAQVTQPINDRSIGRWRNYQKYLEPALPTLARWAERMHYAL
- a CDS encoding TonB-dependent receptor, coding for MINRRSTEAALYCGAATLAIGLALVSTPAFAQQAPSASDAAPQQDIVVTGSRIARPDLEGTSPISIVSSADIAKRAGSANIENVLNDLPQVTPTTSSTSNNPGGGVATVNLRGLGSQRTLVMVDGRRYMSYDVNQIVDLNTIPSSLISRVDVVTGGQSAVYGSDAIAGVVNFILKRDFSGVELNSQYGVTEKGDGQMWNVNGTIGSNFDDNRGNVTLFVDYTKRNPTYAGQRDFAYNALVDDGKGHLVAAGGSPSVPQGRINIPTVYAADGKTVIKPGLGITSGLGCDNQDFGSPGVGRCYVGANGYNYSPVNYLQVPQERFLVSAMGQYEINEHFTPYFEAQFVNNRVESQLAATPIGQGSPYASNASGTTGPLTLQTNSPFFSPAMQAALQALDTGNTGYVSVPSWAFRTTQIGPRVNYDDRSAYRIVAGMKGDIGAGFSYDGYYMYARTKNSQRQLGNVAISNFLAATKTAFQAADGSISPFPVAGGTLVCADATARAAGCYPANIFGLNQLSPEAAKYISVGATNLEEYTTQVASFVVSNPNLFDLGAGGVGVAFGAEWRNEAGSVTPDTYLASGNVAGFNSGQPTSGSYSVREFFGEIRVPLLNDQIIHRLELNGAARSSHYSNAPGNVFTWSAGVEMAPVRDITFRGQYQKAVRGPSVNELYLGNTVSFAGNADQCGTAAAVNAGRLHDICVAQFSGAGAPVSLIGNPAIQDPNVVNPLTFIGGNPNLREETAKTYTVGAVIQPSFVPRLSLTVDYYNIKVDNFIHTVTTTTIGNECFINFNQSFCSLITRNAAGEIDTFSAQNVNSGGLKNSGIDVGATYNYPLGELFGGDARLSFNFNGTRLIHNIITQISGDPTTTTECAGRFGVLACGVPTPKWRHSLRTTLGIGAISTSVQWRYFGSVRDDDPSYVYASERLGAVNYFDLTLSADVNEHYSLNFGVSNLFNKKPPLAASAQNGGNGEQSNTYPTVYDVLGRSFFVSAKMKF